A stretch of Arachis hypogaea cultivar Tifrunner chromosome 15, arahy.Tifrunner.gnm2.J5K5, whole genome shotgun sequence DNA encodes these proteins:
- the LOC112748224 gene encoding uncharacterized protein produces the protein MRPKQHITAAIEKQSEQAKKNYQIHLTATIDCIRFLLRQGLAFRGNDETDDSVNQGNFLELLNFLAQHNEEIDRAFKNARGNLKLIAPSIQKDIVRAAASETTKVIVDDLGDELFAVLVDEARDISIKEQMSVCLRYVNKEGQVREHFLGLVHVSNTNALSLKLALESLLETYNLSLSRVCGQGYDGASNMQGEFNGLKTLILKENSYAFYVHCFAHQLQLALVTVAKKQVEIALLFNLLTNLCNVVGASCKRRDMLRDSQMTKTIEALKSGEISSGHGLNQETALKRAGDTRWGSHYETILRLISLFPSVVNVLEYVEEDGNNSEQRAEASCLNPRHSFFAFDKEKLIQLAQFYPLEFSSTQLLALDSQLENFILDVRSDDHFSDLNGIGALSQKLVETRKNIVYPLVFLLLKLALVLPVATASVERTFSAMNIIKSRLRNRMGDEFLNDCLVTYIERETFDCIDNEKIIQSFQNMKPRRMEF, from the exons ATGAGACCAAAACAACACATCACTGCTGCTATTGAAAAACAATCTGAGCAAGCTAAAAAGAATTATCAAATTCACTTGACAGCAACAATTGATTGTATTAGATTTCTTTTGCGACAAGGATTGGCCTTTCGTGGTAATGATGAGACGGATGATTCTGTTAACCAAGGAAATTTTTTGGAACTTCTAAACTTTCTTGCGCAACATAATGAAGAGATTGATCGTGCTTTCAAAAATGCTCGTGGAAATCTTAAACTAATAGCACCCTCAATCCAAAAAGACATTGTAAGAGCTGCTGCAAGTGAAACGACAAAAGTCATTGTTGATGATCTTGGTGATGAATTATTTGCTGTATTGGTTGATGAAGCCCGCGACATTTCCATTAAGGAGCAAATGTCAGTTTGCTTAAGGTATGTGAACAAAGAAGGACAAGTTAGGGAGCATTTTCTTGGTCTTGTTCATGTTTCTAATACTAATGCTTTATCTCTAAAATTAGCATTGGAGTCATTATTAGAAACATATAATTTAAGTTTATCAAGAGTATGTGGACAAGGATATGATGGTGCAAGTAACATGCAAGGAGAATTTAATGGTTTGAAAACTTTGATATTGAAAGAAAATTCTTATGCTTTCTATGTACATTGCTTTGCCCACCAACTTCAGTTAGCTCTTGTAACGGTTGCAAAAAAACAAGTTGAAATTGCTTTGCTTTTTAATTTGTTAACCAATTTGTGCAATGTTGTTGGAGCTTCGTGTAAACGAAGAGATATGCTTCGTGATAGTCAGATGACTAAGACAATTGAAGCATTAAAGAGTGGAGAAATTTCTAGTGGGCATGGTTTGAATCAAGAAACAGCTTTAAAAAGAGCTGGAGACACTAGATGGGGTTCACACTATGAAACTATACTtagattaatttctttatttccttctGTGGTTAATGTTCTTGAATATGTTGAGGAAGATGGAAATAATTCAGAACAAAGAGCTGAAGCAT CTTGTTTGAATCCAAGACACTCATTTTTTGCATTTGATAAGGAGAAGTTGATCCAGTTAGCTCAATTTTATCCATTAGAATTTTCTTCCACTCAACTTTTGGCACTTGACAGTCAACTTGAGAACTTCATACTAGATGTGCGTTCTGATGATCATTTCTCGGACTTAAATGGAATTGGTGCTCTTTCTCAGAAGTTGGTTGAGACTCGAAAGAATATTGTTTATCCATTAGTGTTTCTTCTTTTAAAGTTGGCTTTAGTTTTGCCTGTAGCAACTGCATCAGTTGAAAGAACTTTTTCTGCTATGAACATCATAAAGAGTCGACTTCGTAACCGTATGggagatgaatttttaaatgattgtttagtGACATACATAGAAAGAGAGACATTTGATTGTATTGACAATGAAAAGATTattcaatcttttcaaaatatgaaaCCTAGAAGAATGGAATtctaa